A single region of the Selenomonadales bacterium genome encodes:
- the eno gene encoding phosphopyruvate hydratase, producing MTIVQDVFAREVLDSRANPTVEVEVTLAGGVRARASVPSGASTGASEAIELRDGEHARYGGKGVLRAVDNVNRTLRSHIVGQEAESQLLIDSEMIRADGSANKSNLGANSLLGISLAVARAAATHAGIPLYRYIGGLRAGRLPVPMMNIFNGGQHADNNVDIQEYMIVPVGATSFGQALRIGAEVYHTLRKVLKQEGMATTVGDEGGYAPNLRSNEDALRYLMVAIDEAGYVAGRDVCLALDVAASEFCHDGRYTFEGREMTSDALIDYYDSLISRYPILSIEDGLAEDDWHGWQAMTARLGRRIRLVGDDLFTTNPSRIARGTRERAGNALLVKPNQIGTLSETLYAIRMAEAAGYSIIISHRSGETEDDFIADLAVGVSAPFIKTGAPARSERVAKYNRLLRIEEELGDMAEYAGKSVLVNNR from the coding sequence GTGACGATCGTCCAAGATGTTTTTGCTCGTGAAGTACTTGATTCTCGTGCCAATCCGACTGTTGAAGTCGAAGTCACCTTAGCGGGCGGTGTGCGTGCGCGTGCATCTGTTCCGTCGGGTGCTTCCACAGGGGCATCGGAAGCGATAGAACTGCGTGACGGAGAACACGCTCGCTATGGCGGCAAAGGCGTTCTTCGTGCCGTAGATAACGTCAACCGCACACTGCGCTCGCATATCGTCGGACAAGAAGCGGAAAGTCAGCTTCTCATCGACAGCGAGATGATCCGTGCGGACGGTTCGGCGAACAAGTCGAATCTCGGTGCCAATTCCTTATTGGGTATAAGCCTTGCTGTTGCCAGAGCCGCGGCAACACATGCAGGGATACCTCTTTATCGGTATATCGGCGGTCTTCGTGCAGGAAGACTGCCTGTACCGATGATGAACATCTTCAACGGCGGACAGCACGCCGACAACAATGTTGATATCCAGGAATATATGATCGTGCCTGTGGGAGCGACGAGCTTCGGGCAGGCACTGCGCATCGGTGCGGAAGTATACCACACCCTGCGAAAAGTGTTAAAACAAGAAGGTATGGCAACGACCGTCGGTGATGAAGGCGGCTATGCCCCGAACCTCAGATCAAATGAAGACGCGCTCCGCTATCTTATGGTTGCTATCGACGAAGCAGGCTATGTGGCGGGGCGCGACGTATGTTTGGCACTCGATGTCGCCGCCAGCGAATTCTGCCATGATGGGCGTTACACGTTCGAAGGTCGTGAGATGACCTCGGACGCACTCATTGACTACTATGACAGTCTGATCTCGCGCTATCCCATCCTCTCCATCGAAGACGGACTTGCCGAAGACGACTGGCACGGCTGGCAGGCAATGACTGCACGGCTCGGACGGCGCATCCGACTCGTCGGAGACGATCTCTTTACGACGAACCCAAGCCGTATCGCGCGCGGCACACGCGAGCGGGCGGGAAATGCGCTCCTCGTCAAGCCGAACCAGATCGGCACCCTCTCCGAAACGCTCTACGCCATCCGCATGGCAGAGGCGGCAGGATACAGTATCATCATCTCGCATCGAAGCGGTGAAACCGAAGACGATTTCATCGCCGACCTCGCCGTCGGCGTGAGTGCGCCGTTTATTAAGACAGGCGCACCTGCCAGAAGCGAGCGCGTTGCCAAATATAACCGACTTCTGCGTATCGAAGAAGAGCTCGGTGACATGGCGGAATATGCAGGAAAATCCGTCCTTGTCAATAACAGGTAA